Proteins encoded by one window of Microaerobacter geothermalis:
- the modB gene encoding molybdate ABC transporter permease subunit: MEMIPLYLSVKIASIATSFVFITAVFIARIMVHRSFPGKMVLESTFMLPLVLPPTVVGFGLLFLFGKNGWLGKWLWEWFGIQLVFTWWAAVIASIVVSFPLMYQSAVAAFKTVDTNLENAARTMGSSEWKVFWTITFPLGWPGLLAGLVLTFARALGEFGATLMFAGFIPGKTETIPLAIYFAVERGSTALAMYWVMIIISMGFAAMMWLNWWSKRNMDRHRIEG, encoded by the coding sequence ATGGAAATGATCCCTTTATACCTCTCAGTCAAAATTGCTTCCATTGCCACATCCTTTGTTTTTATCACAGCTGTTTTTATAGCCAGAATAATGGTACATCGCAGTTTTCCCGGAAAAATGGTTTTGGAATCCACTTTTATGCTTCCCCTGGTTCTTCCGCCTACAGTGGTTGGCTTCGGTTTGTTATTTCTTTTTGGCAAAAATGGATGGTTAGGCAAATGGCTGTGGGAATGGTTTGGAATTCAACTGGTTTTTACATGGTGGGCAGCCGTCATTGCTTCCATTGTTGTTTCTTTCCCCCTGATGTACCAAAGCGCGGTTGCTGCTTTTAAAACCGTGGATACCAATTTGGAGAATGCGGCGAGGACCATGGGGTCTTCGGAATGGAAGGTATTTTGGACCATTACTTTTCCATTGGGTTGGCCAGGTTTATTGGCGGGGTTGGTTCTTACCTTTGCCAGGGCATTGGGTGAATTTGGTGCTACCCTCATGTTTGCCGGTTTTATCCCTGGAAAGACCGAAACGATTCCATTGGCTATTTACTTTGCAGTGGAAAGGGGAAGTACTGCCCTTGCCATGTACTGGGTCATGATTATCATTTCTATGGGATTTGCCGCAATGATGTGGCTGAATTGGTGGAGTAAAAGAAACATGGATCGGCATCGCATAGAAGGGTGA
- a CDS encoding ATP-binding cassette domain-containing protein: MLQVTLKKQLPNFLIDVKFTVKPGEVLVLFGPSGSGKTTILNGIAGLISLDDGMIRIHSRTLYSKEQGIHLLPQQRRVGYVFQEYALFPHMRVKSNIFYGLKKRNKEKLEGWQKNILDTLRLGPLMDRFPHQLSGGEKQRVAVARALMTEPEILLLDEPLSALDHGIRQECQIQLKGLIQQWKIPVILVTHDQEEARTLGDLIVYLSKGKIN; this comes from the coding sequence ATGCTACAAGTAACTTTGAAGAAACAACTTCCCAACTTTTTAATCGATGTGAAGTTTACCGTTAAACCAGGTGAAGTATTGGTTCTATTTGGCCCTTCAGGGTCTGGCAAAACAACGATTTTAAATGGGATCGCAGGCCTGATTTCTTTGGATGACGGAATGATTAGAATCCATTCCCGGACTCTTTATTCCAAGGAACAGGGAATTCATCTGTTGCCACAGCAAAGAAGGGTAGGCTACGTATTTCAGGAGTATGCCCTTTTTCCCCATATGCGTGTAAAAAGCAATATTTTTTATGGTTTGAAAAAGAGAAATAAGGAAAAGCTGGAGGGTTGGCAAAAAAATATCCTCGACACTTTAAGACTGGGTCCCCTTATGGACCGATTTCCCCATCAGCTTTCAGGAGGGGAGAAGCAAAGAGTGGCTGTGGCCAGGGCATTGATGACGGAACCGGAAATTTTGCTACTGGATGAGCCCCTTTCCGCACTTGATCATGGGATTCGGCAGGAGTGTCAGATTCAGTTGAAAGGTTTGATTCAGCAGTGGAAGATTCCCGTGATATTGGTTACCCATGATCAGGAAGAAGCCAGAACTTTAGGAGATCTTATCGTCTACCTTTCAAAAGGGAAAATAAATTAA
- the cimA gene encoding citramalate synthase yields the protein MNQIFIYDTTLRDGTQGEGVSLSVDDKLKIAKKLDKMGFHYIEGGWPGSNPKDMEFFLRAKELTFHHAKITAFGSTRRMGIKADQDQNLQMILDSGVASVAIFGKTWDFQVTDALQTTLEENLQMIYDSVSFLKRHGLEVIFDAEHFFDGYKRNAAYSLEAIKKASEAGADWITLCDTNGGSLPHEISAIVTHVVEQMDTPVGIHCHNDGELAVANTLAAVQAGARQVQGTMNGYGERCGNANLCSVIPNLQLKMGFRCIDDDQLSRLTKRSRFVSEIANITPPNNQPFVGRSAFAHKGGMHVSAILKHPETYEHITPEAVGNKRRVLVSELAGQSNLLFKAKELKIDIQRQDPATKKLIQKIKEMEHRGYQYEGADASLELLIRESMDQIKEIFILESFKILVEKEKNGGIKSEAIIKISVDGEVVHTVAEGNGPVNALDNALRKALESFFPSLKNMYLSDYKVRVLDENEATASKVRVLIESTNGDEKWSTVGVSENIIEASWQALIDSMRYALLGNEEERVHYSETVERLGIVNH from the coding sequence ATGAACCAGATCTTTATCTATGATACGACCCTTCGGGATGGAACACAGGGGGAAGGAGTTAGCTTATCCGTTGACGATAAGTTAAAGATTGCCAAAAAATTGGATAAAATGGGATTCCATTATATTGAAGGCGGTTGGCCGGGGAGCAATCCCAAAGATATGGAATTCTTTCTCCGGGCAAAGGAACTGACATTTCATCATGCCAAGATTACTGCTTTTGGAAGCACAAGGAGAATGGGAATAAAAGCAGACCAGGATCAAAACCTTCAAATGATCCTGGACAGCGGTGTTGCCAGTGTGGCCATTTTCGGCAAGACTTGGGATTTTCAAGTGACCGATGCATTGCAGACCACTTTAGAAGAAAACCTGCAAATGATCTATGATTCCGTTTCATTTTTAAAGCGTCATGGGCTGGAAGTGATTTTTGATGCTGAGCATTTTTTTGATGGATACAAACGAAATGCGGCATACAGTTTGGAAGCGATAAAAAAAGCTTCAGAAGCGGGAGCCGATTGGATTACCTTGTGTGATACAAATGGCGGATCTTTGCCCCACGAAATATCTGCTATTGTGACCCATGTGGTGGAGCAAATGGATACACCGGTTGGGATTCATTGCCATAATGATGGGGAACTGGCTGTCGCCAATACCTTGGCAGCCGTACAGGCAGGAGCCAGACAGGTTCAGGGAACCATGAACGGTTATGGGGAACGATGCGGCAATGCCAATCTTTGTTCCGTGATTCCCAATTTGCAGTTGAAAATGGGCTTTCGCTGTATTGACGATGACCAGTTAAGCCGATTAACGAAACGTTCGAGATTTGTCAGTGAAATTGCCAATATTACTCCCCCCAACAACCAGCCCTTCGTTGGACGGAGTGCCTTTGCCCACAAAGGAGGAATGCATGTAAGCGCCATTTTAAAGCATCCGGAAACCTATGAGCATATTACACCTGAAGCAGTAGGTAATAAGAGAAGGGTTTTGGTTTCCGAATTGGCTGGACAAAGTAACTTGCTCTTCAAGGCGAAGGAATTAAAAATAGATATTCAAAGACAGGATCCCGCAACCAAGAAATTAATCCAAAAAATTAAGGAAATGGAGCATCGGGGATACCAATATGAAGGGGCAGATGCTTCTTTGGAGCTTTTAATCAGGGAATCCATGGATCAGATTAAGGAGATCTTTATTCTGGAATCCTTTAAGATCTTGGTAGAAAAGGAGAAAAACGGAGGAATTAAATCTGAAGCCATAATCAAAATTTCTGTGGATGGAGAAGTGGTGCATACCGTTGCTGAAGGGAACGGTCCGGTTAATGCCTTGGATAATGCTCTTCGCAAAGCTTTGGAATCTTTCTTTCCATCTCTTAAGAATATGTATCTCTCAGATTATAAGGTTCGCGTTCTGGATGAAAATGAGGCAACGGCGTCAAAGGTTCGCGTTTTGATTGAATCCACCAATGGTGATGAAAAATGGAGCACCGTCGGGGTATCTGAAAATATCATTGAGGCCAGTTGGCAAGCGTTGATAGACAGTATGCGATATGCTCTTTTGGGAAATGAAGAAGAGCGTGTCCACTATTCCGAGACCGTCGAACGTTTAGGAATCGTAAACCATTAA
- a CDS encoding hydrogenase maturation nickel metallochaperone HypA gives MYGYIMFGLALLGGVIGGTWLVISFSRIGKVKCIECKQTFSSFKSYVTCPYCGERFAKRRGKTFKVVK, from the coding sequence GTGTACGGGTACATTATGTTTGGATTGGCACTCTTGGGAGGAGTCATTGGCGGGACATGGTTGGTGATATCCTTTTCTAGAATAGGAAAGGTGAAATGCATTGAATGTAAACAAACCTTTTCATCCTTTAAATCTTATGTCACTTGTCCCTACTGTGGGGAAAGGTTTGCCAAACGGAGGGGCAAAACATTTAAAGTGGTAAAATAA
- a CDS encoding 4Fe-4S binding protein, translating into MAAKNIRRSRRGTQVLFLMFITLLPILDLFRLDMAESRFVILGKYFFINQLYLALIAFILSILVLALFARNFGRIFCGWLCFQTFWSELGDSIIKKWRKLKKSRSKKTKIKHLIQIISLFFIVFPLMWGFYTVLVSYFVAPKVIWSWVNLGPPIWFLVLGVKFSVFGLIDLLVIRHSFCQSMCPYGIMQQKAKKNTSLRIVFDPNQCIDCNLCDQACLMGLKPRELSKEDPCINCAECITACGIKAEKLASRGIEKGSINSLSFAFQSIGPESKKPSIFDGKTLILGSIFVLFTAILLLGVMLDDGVDLTIKMKGDTAVSTVTSSESVLYDLQITNRTQSTMNFKIMLESVENGSSPNGDGKSNHFEINPQLFEVQPLTKLEQEVSISPKGTLPSGRYTMLLRLVDSSGREVDQTKTVYYVY; encoded by the coding sequence TTGGCAGCAAAGAATATCAGGCGAAGTCGAAGAGGTACCCAAGTCCTGTTCTTGATGTTTATTACGCTTCTGCCCATTCTTGATCTTTTTCGTCTGGATATGGCAGAAAGCCGGTTTGTGATATTAGGGAAATATTTCTTTATTAACCAGCTGTATTTGGCTCTTATCGCATTTATTTTATCTATTCTTGTTCTGGCATTATTTGCAAGAAACTTTGGTAGGATTTTTTGTGGTTGGTTATGTTTTCAGACGTTTTGGTCAGAACTTGGAGATTCCATCATAAAAAAATGGAGAAAGCTTAAAAAAAGTCGTAGCAAAAAGACCAAAATTAAGCATTTAATTCAGATCATTTCGTTGTTTTTCATCGTGTTTCCTCTGATGTGGGGCTTTTATACTGTACTGGTTTCCTATTTTGTTGCACCGAAGGTGATCTGGTCCTGGGTTAATTTGGGTCCCCCCATTTGGTTTCTAGTTCTTGGTGTGAAATTTAGTGTTTTTGGTTTGATAGATCTTTTGGTTATTAGGCATAGTTTTTGTCAATCCATGTGTCCTTATGGCATCATGCAACAAAAGGCGAAAAAAAATACTTCCTTAAGAATTGTATTTGACCCAAACCAATGCATCGATTGTAATTTGTGTGATCAAGCCTGTCTAATGGGGTTGAAACCAAGGGAATTGTCCAAGGAAGACCCTTGTATCAACTGCGCAGAATGTATCACAGCCTGCGGCATTAAGGCAGAGAAATTGGCATCCCGGGGGATTGAAAAGGGGTCAATAAACAGTTTGTCCTTTGCATTTCAATCGATTGGACCGGAGTCGAAGAAACCTTCTATATTTGATGGTAAAACATTAATATTGGGATCCATCTTTGTCCTGTTTACAGCGATTTTGCTTTTGGGTGTGATGCTGGATGACGGAGTTGATCTCACCATTAAAATGAAAGGGGATACCGCAGTTTCCACAGTTACATCATCTGAAAGTGTTCTTTATGATCTTCAGATCACAAATCGAACTCAGTCAACTATGAATTTTAAAATCATGTTGGAATCTGTTGAAAATGGATCCAGTCCTAATGGGGATGGAAAATCCAATCATTTTGAGATTAACCCTCAACTCTTTGAAGTACAGCCATTAACCAAACTGGAGCAGGAAGTGTCGATTTCCCCCAAGGGGACTCTTCCATCGGGGAGATACACGATGCTACTAAGACTGGTGGATTCCAGTGGAAGGGAGGTAGATCAAACCAAAACGGTTTACTACGTGTATTGA
- a CDS encoding c-type cytochrome: MKNLIIYVGGGVVLLLLFFATAFTTVDAGLPADHGSPYWGTSEVEVAGAKLFKQAGCTSCHSYRGQQGQVTGPELDTVGLRLNEQAIEQFIRRGTQIMPSYEGKLSDDEIKTLATWLSSFKTPAER; the protein is encoded by the coding sequence ATGAAGAACCTCATCATTTATGTTGGTGGCGGAGTTGTACTTTTACTTCTCTTTTTCGCAACAGCTTTTACTACTGTGGATGCCGGACTTCCTGCCGACCATGGTTCTCCATATTGGGGAACATCGGAGGTGGAAGTGGCCGGTGCAAAATTATTTAAGCAAGCCGGTTGTACTTCCTGCCATAGCTACCGAGGTCAGCAGGGGCAGGTAACGGGTCCCGAGTTGGATACCGTTGGGTTACGTTTAAATGAGCAGGCCATTGAGCAGTTTATTCGTCGCGGAACACAAATTATGCCCTCCTATGAAGGGAAATTGAGTGACGATGAAATCAAAACATTAGCGACTTGGCTCAGCAGCTTTAAGACACCGGCTGAGCGTTAA
- a CDS encoding cbb3-type cytochrome c oxidase subunit I: MNKADILKFSNADNVAKKFLLTSAFYLILVTLFGIIMSINLVKPEWIPDLFNFVAMRALHLQTIIFGWLSMALMGAIYYIVPRIVDRDLFSKPLGNLHYWLMHVGIALVAVTILAGKIDGREYLEPVWWVDVAIAVVWVIFAANVFMTVFKGNIPHFSPALNFILLSVLYLGLNFVWANFIPWKGVYDNLAIWTFAHNEVNGWFMFGLQGIFYFMIPKMTGTENEKPPYPEVLSKVHFWAVAIFIPPSVLHHLLYQDAPVNTFWKLMGEWTSVGMLIPTFIWFYIITVSIRNSKKPLGVPGKFVVATMVFYVMNCIQGSSQSIRFINDFVHGSQWVVGHAHLALLGFISFGVFAFTYWMVQTYWGECYDEKLANVHYWLVMIGFLGMFIPLTIAGLVEGAMAGENFYTIREAIRPYLIVRGVSGAIVTLAAIVFSMNMWKVIKVAKTREIGSHVTRSA; this comes from the coding sequence GTGAATAAGGCAGACATACTAAAGTTTTCCAATGCCGATAACGTGGCGAAGAAGTTTTTATTAACCAGTGCCTTTTATTTGATACTGGTCACTTTATTTGGTATCATCATGAGTATTAATTTGGTAAAACCTGAGTGGATCCCTGACCTCTTTAACTTCGTAGCCATGAGGGCACTTCATTTGCAGACGATTATATTCGGTTGGTTATCCATGGCCTTAATGGGTGCAATTTATTACATTGTTCCCCGTATCGTGGACAGGGATTTATTTAGCAAACCCTTGGGCAATCTTCATTATTGGTTAATGCATGTGGGAATTGCCTTAGTTGCTGTGACCATTCTGGCCGGTAAGATTGACGGACGCGAATATCTGGAACCCGTTTGGTGGGTGGACGTAGCCATCGCCGTAGTGTGGGTCATCTTTGCGGCTAACGTGTTCATGACGGTATTTAAGGGAAATATTCCGCACTTTTCACCTGCATTAAACTTTATTTTGTTATCTGTTCTATATTTGGGGTTGAACTTCGTTTGGGCAAACTTTATTCCTTGGAAAGGCGTTTATGATAACCTTGCCATCTGGACATTTGCCCATAATGAGGTAAATGGATGGTTTATGTTTGGCTTACAGGGAATATTCTACTTTATGATTCCTAAAATGACAGGCACAGAAAATGAAAAGCCGCCATATCCTGAAGTATTAAGTAAGGTCCATTTCTGGGCGGTTGCGATATTTATTCCACCATCTGTTCTTCATCACTTGCTCTATCAGGATGCGCCGGTAAACACATTCTGGAAACTAATGGGTGAATGGACCAGTGTAGGTATGTTAATTCCGACCTTTATCTGGTTCTATATTATCACTGTCAGCATCCGCAACAGCAAAAAACCACTGGGTGTTCCAGGAAAATTCGTTGTCGCAACCATGGTGTTCTATGTGATGAACTGTATCCAAGGGTCTTCTCAATCGATCCGCTTTATCAATGATTTCGTCCACGGATCCCAGTGGGTTGTCGGCCATGCTCACTTGGCACTTTTAGGATTTATCTCATTCGGAGTGTTTGCCTTCACTTACTGGATGGTGCAAACCTATTGGGGTGAGTGCTATGACGAGAAGCTGGCCAATGTTCACTATTGGTTGGTCATGATTGGATTCCTCGGTATGTTCATCCCACTCACCATTGCCGGTCTCGTCGAAGGAGCCATGGCGGGTGAAAACTTCTACACGATTCGTGAAGCCATTCGTCCATATCTTATTGTTCGGGGAGTTTCAGGTGCTATCGTAACTCTAGCAGCCATTGTATTCTCCATGAATATGTGGAAGGTGATAAAGGTAGCCAAAACAAGAGAAATTGGCAGCCATGTTACCCGTAGTGCATAA
- a CDS encoding ArsR/SmtB family transcription factor — protein MTDEGIKHKENVEVAYRSPGADDECETFIYDPQRVERRKRQLHRTEGLAPLFKALADDTRLKIIYALSQESELCVCDVATIIGSTNATASHHLRLLKNMGLAKYRKEGKMVFYSLQSQHVHHLIQEALGLKGKEQSL, from the coding sequence ATGACTGATGAAGGGATAAAGCATAAAGAAAATGTTGAGGTGGCTTATCGCAGTCCCGGAGCCGATGACGAATGTGAAACATTTATTTATGACCCTCAGAGGGTGGAACGCCGAAAGAGGCAATTGCATAGAACGGAAGGACTGGCTCCTTTGTTTAAAGCTTTGGCTGATGATACCCGGCTTAAGATTATTTACGCTCTCAGCCAGGAGAGTGAACTGTGCGTATGTGATGTAGCAACCATTATTGGATCAACAAATGCCACGGCTTCTCATCATCTTCGGCTGTTGAAGAACATGGGGCTGGCCAAGTACCGGAAAGAAGGGAAAATGGTTTTTTACAGCCTGCAGAGCCAACATGTCCATCATTTGATTCAGGAAGCATTAGGGCTGAAGGGAAAGGAGCAGTCCCTGTGA
- a CDS encoding heavy metal translocating P-type ATPase, whose product MSVAIKNLNKDQVKQVIRLSGITUADCAAQFEQMVKKVPGVTDARVNFAASKITIEGTRLSKEKIEELGAFEGIKVVEDEKGQGKEVSYWEKNRQSMMTAVSLFFLLLAFAAEYLFTASASLSIPLFLLATVLGGWENFKKGIPNLFRLNFTMNTLMTVAVGGAIAIGYWEEAAVVAFLFGVSEVLEHYSAEKARQSIRGLMDIAPKTAAIRRNGEEMVLPVEEIEIGDIMIVKPGEKIAMDGEVVKGSTAVNQSAITGESIPAEKRVGDEVYAGSLNQSGSIEVQVTKLVEDTTIAKIITMVEDAQEQRAPSQAFVDKFAKYYTPSVMVLAVLIALVPPLIFGEPWKPWIYNALALLIVACPCALVVSTPVAIVSAIGNAARNGVLIKGGLHLENTGALKAIAFDKTGTLTRGEPVVTDVISLQGRDEEQILSLAAGIEKFSEHPLADAIVNHAEKQGIPLVEADDFQAVMGKGAKAQVNGETYLIGSPRFFEEIGISTVGMKEEISRLQHEGKTAMMLGTEKEMIAIIAVADEIRETSREAIKQLKRAGIEKTIMLTGDNQATARAIAAKVGIDEFRAELLPEDKVSAVKELREKHEKIGMVGDGINDAPALATATIGIAMGGAGTDTALETADIALMAEDLSKLPFTIRLSRSALRIIKQNIIFSLGIKAIATFLVFPGWLTLWLAILADTGATILVTLNGIRLLKIKPDE is encoded by the coding sequence GTGAGTGTTGCAATCAAGAACTTGAACAAGGATCAGGTAAAACAAGTAATCCGGCTTTCCGGCATCACTTGAGCGGATTGTGCTGCTCAGTTTGAGCAGATGGTAAAAAAAGTTCCTGGTGTTACCGATGCACGGGTTAATTTCGCCGCATCGAAAATCACCATAGAAGGAACAAGGTTGAGTAAAGAAAAGATTGAAGAGCTGGGAGCTTTTGAAGGCATTAAGGTGGTGGAAGACGAAAAAGGTCAGGGGAAGGAAGTCAGTTACTGGGAGAAGAATCGCCAATCGATGATGACCGCCGTTTCTTTATTCTTTTTGCTTTTGGCCTTTGCTGCAGAATATTTGTTTACTGCCTCTGCTTCTCTTTCCATCCCTTTGTTTTTGTTGGCAACGGTTTTGGGAGGCTGGGAAAACTTTAAAAAAGGAATCCCCAATCTGTTTCGCCTCAACTTTACCATGAATACGTTAATGACCGTAGCGGTTGGCGGGGCCATTGCTATTGGATACTGGGAAGAAGCGGCTGTTGTTGCCTTTTTATTTGGTGTCAGTGAAGTATTGGAGCATTATTCAGCCGAGAAGGCAAGGCAGTCCATTCGCGGACTAATGGATATCGCCCCGAAAACCGCCGCCATTCGCCGGAATGGAGAAGAAATGGTATTGCCTGTAGAAGAAATTGAAATCGGCGATATCATGATTGTTAAGCCCGGAGAAAAGATTGCCATGGATGGAGAGGTGGTGAAGGGCAGCACGGCAGTGAATCAATCGGCCATTACCGGAGAATCGATACCTGCTGAAAAGAGGGTTGGAGACGAGGTATATGCCGGTTCACTCAACCAATCCGGTTCCATTGAAGTTCAAGTAACGAAGTTAGTGGAGGATACCACCATTGCCAAGATTATTACCATGGTGGAGGATGCACAGGAACAACGGGCGCCGTCCCAAGCCTTTGTTGACAAATTCGCCAAATACTATACGCCGTCGGTGATGGTATTGGCTGTATTGATTGCCCTTGTTCCCCCCCTTATATTTGGTGAACCATGGAAGCCATGGATCTATAACGCTCTAGCTCTATTGATTGTGGCCTGTCCCTGTGCCTTGGTTGTCTCAACACCGGTTGCCATTGTTTCCGCCATCGGTAACGCAGCCCGAAATGGGGTTTTAATCAAAGGCGGTTTGCATCTGGAAAATACGGGAGCGTTAAAGGCAATCGCTTTTGACAAAACCGGTACGCTAACCCGTGGGGAACCGGTGGTTACCGATGTGATCTCTTTACAGGGCAGAGATGAAGAACAAATTCTTTCTCTGGCAGCAGGAATTGAGAAATTTTCCGAACACCCGTTAGCAGATGCAATTGTGAATCATGCGGAAAAACAAGGGATTCCCCTGGTGGAAGCAGATGATTTTCAAGCAGTGATGGGCAAGGGGGCGAAAGCCCAAGTAAACGGGGAGACTTATTTGATTGGAAGTCCCCGCTTCTTCGAAGAAATAGGGATTTCGACTGTTGGCATGAAAGAAGAAATCAGCCGCTTGCAGCACGAAGGAAAAACAGCGATGATGCTGGGGACGGAAAAAGAAATGATTGCGATTATTGCTGTGGCGGACGAAATCAGGGAGACGAGCCGGGAAGCAATTAAACAGCTGAAACGGGCAGGGATTGAAAAGACAATCATGCTGACCGGAGACAACCAAGCCACTGCAAGGGCGATTGCTGCAAAGGTCGGCATAGATGAGTTCCGGGCCGAACTGCTTCCTGAAGATAAAGTGTCAGCCGTGAAAGAGCTGCGGGAGAAACATGAGAAAATTGGAATGGTTGGCGATGGGATTAACGATGCCCCTGCCCTTGCAACGGCGACAATCGGTATTGCCATGGGAGGGGCAGGTACGGATACGGCGCTGGAAACGGCAGATATCGCCTTGATGGCGGAAGATTTGTCCAAATTGCCCTTCACGATCCGATTAAGCCGTTCGGCACTCAGGATCATTAAGCAGAATATCATCTTTTCGTTGGGGATTAAAGCCATCGCTACCTTTCTTGTATTCCCGGGGTGGTTAACGTTGTGGCTGGCTATCCTGGCAGACACCGGAGCGACCATACTGGTTACGCTGAACGGCATACGCTTGCTGAAAATAAAGCCGGATGAATAA
- a CDS encoding pyruvate oxidase, with amino-acid sequence MFGKTAGETLVDLLIQWGVDHIYGMPGDSINSLIEPLRKRREQIRFIQVRHEEAGALAAASYAKLTGKLGVCMAIAGPGAIHLLNGLYDAKLDKVPVLAIAGQVESDLLGSDFFQEVNLDRLFDDVAVYNQRVMSAEQLPVVVNQAIRVAYTKRGVSVLVIPDDIPKFEVEREARITSSFFVRSEIAPQKTDLLQAKQMIEHAKKPVILAGKGAKGAGGSLLSFADKIAAPIILSLPGKGIIPDEHPFCLGGLGLIGTRPAYDAVREADTLIMIGTSFPFTGFLPKEVKTIQVDIDPAQIGKRYPVNIGLAGDAEHTLNWLTEQLERQEDRSFLQLCQQNMKKWWAKLRLKETDPSVPIKPQVVISALQQVANEDSILSVDVGNVTVWMARHFRMTHQHFITSSWLATLGCGLPGAIAGKIAYPDKQVFAICGDGGFGMTMNDFVTAVKYDLPIVVIVLNNHKIAMIKYEQEVMGNAEYATDLQNPHFARFADICGGIGYRVEKPDELLPSLQQAVIQKKPCIVDVVVDANEAPMPAKITFGQAAGYAKHMMKEFFEEGKLEVPTTISGR; translated from the coding sequence ATGTTCGGAAAAACGGCCGGTGAAACATTGGTGGACTTGCTTATTCAATGGGGAGTGGATCACATTTATGGGATGCCGGGTGATTCTATTAATTCTCTCATTGAGCCTTTAAGAAAAAGACGGGAACAAATTCGCTTTATTCAGGTAAGACACGAAGAGGCAGGCGCATTGGCAGCGGCATCCTATGCGAAATTAACCGGAAAACTTGGGGTGTGCATGGCAATTGCCGGTCCCGGAGCCATTCATTTGTTAAACGGATTATATGACGCCAAGCTGGATAAGGTACCTGTTCTGGCCATTGCCGGTCAAGTGGAATCTGATCTTCTCGGTTCTGATTTTTTTCAGGAGGTAAACCTGGACCGGCTGTTTGATGATGTGGCGGTTTACAATCAACGGGTAATGTCGGCAGAGCAGCTACCTGTTGTCGTGAATCAGGCAATCAGAGTAGCTTATACAAAGAGGGGAGTATCGGTACTTGTCATTCCGGATGATATTCCGAAATTTGAAGTGGAACGGGAAGCGCGAATCACCAGCTCTTTCTTCGTCAGGTCTGAAATAGCTCCCCAAAAAACCGATTTGCTTCAGGCGAAACAAATGATTGAACATGCGAAAAAACCGGTAATCCTCGCCGGAAAAGGAGCCAAGGGAGCGGGAGGATCGTTATTATCCTTTGCGGACAAGATCGCAGCCCCCATCATCCTTTCTTTACCCGGAAAGGGGATTATTCCAGATGAACATCCTTTTTGTTTAGGAGGACTTGGATTAATAGGCACCAGGCCAGCCTATGATGCGGTGCGGGAAGCAGATACCCTGATCATGATTGGCACATCGTTTCCCTTTACCGGCTTTTTACCGAAAGAGGTGAAGACGATCCAGGTTGATATTGACCCGGCACAGATTGGGAAGCGTTATCCGGTGAATATTGGCTTAGCAGGGGATGCAGAGCATACGCTAAATTGGCTTACCGAACAGCTGGAAAGGCAGGAAGACCGTTCTTTTCTCCAATTGTGTCAGCAAAACATGAAAAAATGGTGGGCGAAATTAAGACTGAAGGAAACAGATCCTTCCGTTCCGATTAAACCTCAAGTGGTGATATCCGCCTTGCAACAGGTGGCAAATGAAGATAGTATATTATCTGTAGACGTGGGAAATGTAACCGTTTGGATGGCCCGTCATTTCCGGATGACCCATCAGCATTTTATTACTTCAAGCTGGCTGGCAACACTGGGGTGTGGACTTCCGGGAGCCATCGCGGGAAAAATCGCCTATCCTGACAAGCAGGTTTTTGCGATTTGCGGGGATGGGGGTTTTGGAATGACAATGAATGACTTCGTTACCGCGGTAAAATATGATCTGCCCATTGTGGTCATTGTTTTAAATAACCATAAGATTGCCATGATCAAATATGAGCAAGAAGTAATGGGTAACGCAGAATATGCCACCGATTTGCAGAATCCCCACTTTGCCCGATTTGCTGATATCTGCGGCGGCATCGGTTACCGGGTCGAAAAACCGGATGAATTGCTGCCGTCATTGCAGCAAGCAGTTATACAAAAAAAGCCCTGCATCGTAGATGTCGTGGTGGATGCCAATGAAGCTCCCATGCCGGCCAAAATCACTTTTGGTCAGGCAGCCGGATATGCCAAACATATGATGAAAGAGTTTTTCGAAGAAGGCAAACTTGAAGTGCCAACTACCATTTCGGGGAGGTGA
- a CDS encoding phosphatase PAP2 family protein: MNLDYSLFQQINNLAGKSFWIDQIIGFSRVYVGTHYPLDILGGALTGLVGTGFIKWQSERLEPMVNWLIKRWRQMEIAIQKKE; encoded by the coding sequence ATGAATTTGGATTACTCTTTATTTCAACAAATTAATAATCTGGCAGGGAAAAGTTTTTGGATAGATCAAATTATTGGCTTCAGCAGAGTGTATGTTGGAACCCATTATCCTCTGGATATTCTGGGAGGTGCATTAACTGGTTTGGTTGGGACAGGATTTATCAAATGGCAAAGTGAAAGACTGGAACCAATGGTAAATTGGCTGATTAAACGATGGAGACAGATGGAGATTGCTATTCAAAAAAAGGAATAG